In one window of Bemisia tabaci chromosome 4, PGI_BMITA_v3 DNA:
- the PAPLA1 gene encoding triacylglycerol hydrolase DDHD2 isoform X2 has translation MHSSTASSSNPLFSGASSPGETDPHRSFSVQSQLPLNPHLPPPPTSRRNPEPSDAPTYSVPLTSSSPGPPRYPPSNLYNPASFTGLSQGPTVFQSASSADDDLSGYFNNLKLASNLTASKSVPSAVSNAQSFAPHPTSALPTSASFPAAPPTAPPPRGPASGNNYRLGNLHRTAYAQVPGLATVANPHITAPLQNPIPQQPMPVAQTPVMMDTSQYSVPPHSTPSPPASTSIMSPDAVDGGVASTLSSGFDSSYASGFNSSSNNPTYRPVYHHWFFKREIEGKVVWYPLSMADSTALEAALCSSELNVDTKVPTDGGRYDVEILRRQRVAVFWKEEPTEVRRCSWFSKGPTESRQMPYEENIATLLEEEYKQAVLTNSWSRRITLPNEDEIVIHSPTAIVHHSKNISFSNLATWDSNTPVQLQPKIVKRGLDEFNIAEGEPEKVDHLLFLVHGIGSFCDLKFRPVIEVVDDFRNISLQLTQSHFRGAIEQGIVNRIEVLPVSWHDVLHSQETGIDRKLQSITLQSIPKLRHFTNDTLLDILFYTSPIYCETIVQAVGNELNRLYSLYCSRNPHFRGGVSVGGHSLGSLILFDMLCNQLSVGHPLSSTETSEEHKNGHDSRKVGLGCLNSKDAVLSNDVSYVTIGRAGTGQPYIKYPQLSFQPAHFFGFGAPIGMFITIRGIASLGADFKFPTCPSFFNIFHPYDPVAYRIEPLIIPEMEKRHPVLIPHHKGRKRMHLQLRDTMAHVGAALKSTLMDSVRPVLNTVYQLAGYRGRPDEAAIEEQMTKALQEELTQEQEPSCAMHYDDDHLDESVRVGQLNGGRRIDYVLQEAPLESFNEYLFALSSHVCYWESEDTMLLVLKEIYSHMGVCVDNQIPQQMLPFDIPMSEAQSYSEGVPRYVSTMGPVSES, from the exons gCTCAACAGCTTCAAGCAGTAATCCTCTCTTTTCGGGTGCAAGCAGTCCAGGGGAAACAGATCCTCACAGGAGTTTCTCCGTTCAGTCTCAGCTTCCCTTGAACCCTCATCTACCTCCACCCCCAACCTCGCGTCGGAACCCTGAGCCCTCAGACGCTCCCACTTATTCAGTACCTCTGACTTCTTCCAGCCCTGGACCTCCGCGATATCCACCCTCAAACCTCTACAATCCTGCCA GTTTCACAGGTCTTTCTCAAGGGCCAACCGTCTTCCAGTCGGCGTCCAGTGCAGACGACGACCTGAGCGGGTACTTCAACAACCTGAAACTGGCCTCCAACCTGACGGCTTCCAAGTCAGTACCATCTGCCGTCTCGAATGCTCAATCGTTTGCCCCTCACCCAACTTCAGCGCTCCCGACTAGTGCCTCCTTCCCCGCCGCCCCACCCACAGCGCCACCCCCAAGGGGTCCAGCTTCTG GCAACAACTATCGATTGGGAAATCTCCATCGAACCGCTTATGCTCAAGTACCTGGACTAGCAACAGTGGCAAATCCACACATAACAGCACCCTTGCAAAATCCGATACCACAACAGCCAATGCCTGTCGCACAAACTCCTGTCATGATGGACACGTCACAGTACTCTGTACCTCCACACTCCACACCATCTCCGCCTGCCTCAACATCAATCATGTCGCCCGATGCTGTCGATGGTGGAGTGGCATCGACACTGAGCTCAGGATTTGACTCCAGTTATGCCAGTGGTTTCAATTCATCT agTAACAATCCCACTTACAGACCTGTTTATCATCACTGGTTCTTTAAAAGAGAAATCGAAGGGAAGGTTGTATGGTATCCACTCAGCATGGCTGATTCAACAGCTCTGGAAGCAGCATTATGCTCTT ctGAACTGAATGTCGATACCAAAGTCCCAACCGATGGTGGTAGATATGATGTAGAAATACTGAGACGTCAAAGGGTAGCTGTGTTTTGGAAGGAAGAACCAACCGAGGTCCGCCGATGCTCATGGTTTTCGAAAGGCCCGACTGAGTCCAGACAAATGCCTTACGAAGAAAATATAGCCACTTTATTGGAG GAAGAATATAAACAGGCTGTACTCACAAATTCTTGGAGCCGAAGAATTACACTTCCCAATGAGGATGAAATTGTTATTCATAGCCCAACAGCCATTGTACATCACTCGAAGAACATTAGCTTTTCAAACTTGGCAACATGGGACTCCAACACA CCTGTTCAACTACAacctaaaattgtaaaaagaggTTTAGATGAattcaacatagccgaaggCGAACCAGAAAAAGTAGACCATTTGTTGTTCCTTGTGCACGGCATTGGTTCATTTTGTGATCTCAAGTTTAGGCCAGTTATCGAAGTCG tggACGATTTTCGAAACATATCTCTTCAACTAACACAATCGCATTTCCGTGGTGCAATCGAACAAGGCATCGTAAATCGAATTGAAGTTCTGCCTGTGTCTTGGCATGATGTGCTCCACTCGCAAGAAACAGGCATTGATAGAAAACTCCAGTCCATCACTTTGCAGTCCATACCCAAACTTCGCCACTTCACCAACGACACTCTCCTTGATATTCTTTTCTACACAAGCCCAATCTACTGCGAAACAATAGTTCAAGCTGTCGGCAACGAACTCAACCG GTTGTACAGTCTCTACTGCTCGCGGAACCCTCATTTCAGGGGTGGTGTGTCAGTGGGTGGTCACAGTCTTGGATCCCTCATCTTGTTTGACATGCTCTGCAACCAGCTCTCTGTCGGTCACCCTCTCAGCTCAACAGAAACATCAGAAGAGCACAAGAACGGCCATGACAGTAGGAAAGTCGGCCTGGGTTGTTTGAACAGTAAAGATGCTGTACTCAGCAATGATGTAAGCTATGTGACCATCGGTCGTGCTGGAACAGGGCAGCCTTATATCAAATATCCACAATTGTCTTTCCAACCAGCTCACTTCTTTGGTTTTGGCGCGCCTATTGGGATGTTCATCACGATCCGAGGAATCGCATCGCTAG GTGCAGACTTTAAATTTCCAACGTGCCCATCtttcttcaatattttccaTCCATACGATCCAGTGGCTTACCGAATAGAACCTTTAATCATTCCCGAAATGGAAAAACGTCATCCAGTCCTCATTCCGCACCACAAAGGCCGGAAACGAATGCACTTACAACTGCGTGATACAATGGCTCACGTTGGTGCAGCGCTAAAATCTACTCTCATGGACTCTGTCCGACCTGTACTCAACACTGTGTACCAGTTAGCCGGCTACAGAGGACGGCCTGATGAAGCAGCAATTGAGGAGCAAATGACCAAG GCCCTTCAAGAGGAATTGACTCAAGAGCAGGAACCCTCTTGTGCAATGCACTACGATGATGACCATTTGGATGAATCTGTGCGAGTAGGTCAACTGAATGGTGGCCGTCGCATCGACTATGTTCTGCAAGAAGCTCCTTTGGAGAGCTTTAATGAATACCTTTTTGCCCTGAGTAGTCATGTTTGCTATTGGGAATCAGAAGACACTATGCTCCTGGTTTTAAAGGAAATCTACTCACACATGGGCGTTTGCGTAGATAACCAAATCCCTCAGCAGATGCTACCATTTGACATTCCAATGTCGGAAGCCCAGTCTTATAGTGAGGGTGTGCCAAGGTATGTTTCCACCATGGGGCCAGTTAGTGAAAGTTAA
- the PAPLA1 gene encoding triacylglycerol hydrolase DDHD2 isoform X1 → MADKSKSDAFKPPTLPSSKANPLLKAVGNDFSTLPASSLLCPVAETNISTTQGSTASSSNPLFSGASSPGETDPHRSFSVQSQLPLNPHLPPPPTSRRNPEPSDAPTYSVPLTSSSPGPPRYPPSNLYNPASFTGLSQGPTVFQSASSADDDLSGYFNNLKLASNLTASKSVPSAVSNAQSFAPHPTSALPTSASFPAAPPTAPPPRGPASGNNYRLGNLHRTAYAQVPGLATVANPHITAPLQNPIPQQPMPVAQTPVMMDTSQYSVPPHSTPSPPASTSIMSPDAVDGGVASTLSSGFDSSYASGFNSSSNNPTYRPVYHHWFFKREIEGKVVWYPLSMADSTALEAALCSSELNVDTKVPTDGGRYDVEILRRQRVAVFWKEEPTEVRRCSWFSKGPTESRQMPYEENIATLLEEEYKQAVLTNSWSRRITLPNEDEIVIHSPTAIVHHSKNISFSNLATWDSNTPVQLQPKIVKRGLDEFNIAEGEPEKVDHLLFLVHGIGSFCDLKFRPVIEVVDDFRNISLQLTQSHFRGAIEQGIVNRIEVLPVSWHDVLHSQETGIDRKLQSITLQSIPKLRHFTNDTLLDILFYTSPIYCETIVQAVGNELNRLYSLYCSRNPHFRGGVSVGGHSLGSLILFDMLCNQLSVGHPLSSTETSEEHKNGHDSRKVGLGCLNSKDAVLSNDVSYVTIGRAGTGQPYIKYPQLSFQPAHFFGFGAPIGMFITIRGIASLGADFKFPTCPSFFNIFHPYDPVAYRIEPLIIPEMEKRHPVLIPHHKGRKRMHLQLRDTMAHVGAALKSTLMDSVRPVLNTVYQLAGYRGRPDEAAIEEQMTKALQEELTQEQEPSCAMHYDDDHLDESVRVGQLNGGRRIDYVLQEAPLESFNEYLFALSSHVCYWESEDTMLLVLKEIYSHMGVCVDNQIPQQMLPFDIPMSEAQSYSEGVPRYVSTMGPVSES, encoded by the exons gCTCAACAGCTTCAAGCAGTAATCCTCTCTTTTCGGGTGCAAGCAGTCCAGGGGAAACAGATCCTCACAGGAGTTTCTCCGTTCAGTCTCAGCTTCCCTTGAACCCTCATCTACCTCCACCCCCAACCTCGCGTCGGAACCCTGAGCCCTCAGACGCTCCCACTTATTCAGTACCTCTGACTTCTTCCAGCCCTGGACCTCCGCGATATCCACCCTCAAACCTCTACAATCCTGCCA GTTTCACAGGTCTTTCTCAAGGGCCAACCGTCTTCCAGTCGGCGTCCAGTGCAGACGACGACCTGAGCGGGTACTTCAACAACCTGAAACTGGCCTCCAACCTGACGGCTTCCAAGTCAGTACCATCTGCCGTCTCGAATGCTCAATCGTTTGCCCCTCACCCAACTTCAGCGCTCCCGACTAGTGCCTCCTTCCCCGCCGCCCCACCCACAGCGCCACCCCCAAGGGGTCCAGCTTCTG GCAACAACTATCGATTGGGAAATCTCCATCGAACCGCTTATGCTCAAGTACCTGGACTAGCAACAGTGGCAAATCCACACATAACAGCACCCTTGCAAAATCCGATACCACAACAGCCAATGCCTGTCGCACAAACTCCTGTCATGATGGACACGTCACAGTACTCTGTACCTCCACACTCCACACCATCTCCGCCTGCCTCAACATCAATCATGTCGCCCGATGCTGTCGATGGTGGAGTGGCATCGACACTGAGCTCAGGATTTGACTCCAGTTATGCCAGTGGTTTCAATTCATCT agTAACAATCCCACTTACAGACCTGTTTATCATCACTGGTTCTTTAAAAGAGAAATCGAAGGGAAGGTTGTATGGTATCCACTCAGCATGGCTGATTCAACAGCTCTGGAAGCAGCATTATGCTCTT ctGAACTGAATGTCGATACCAAAGTCCCAACCGATGGTGGTAGATATGATGTAGAAATACTGAGACGTCAAAGGGTAGCTGTGTTTTGGAAGGAAGAACCAACCGAGGTCCGCCGATGCTCATGGTTTTCGAAAGGCCCGACTGAGTCCAGACAAATGCCTTACGAAGAAAATATAGCCACTTTATTGGAG GAAGAATATAAACAGGCTGTACTCACAAATTCTTGGAGCCGAAGAATTACACTTCCCAATGAGGATGAAATTGTTATTCATAGCCCAACAGCCATTGTACATCACTCGAAGAACATTAGCTTTTCAAACTTGGCAACATGGGACTCCAACACA CCTGTTCAACTACAacctaaaattgtaaaaagaggTTTAGATGAattcaacatagccgaaggCGAACCAGAAAAAGTAGACCATTTGTTGTTCCTTGTGCACGGCATTGGTTCATTTTGTGATCTCAAGTTTAGGCCAGTTATCGAAGTCG tggACGATTTTCGAAACATATCTCTTCAACTAACACAATCGCATTTCCGTGGTGCAATCGAACAAGGCATCGTAAATCGAATTGAAGTTCTGCCTGTGTCTTGGCATGATGTGCTCCACTCGCAAGAAACAGGCATTGATAGAAAACTCCAGTCCATCACTTTGCAGTCCATACCCAAACTTCGCCACTTCACCAACGACACTCTCCTTGATATTCTTTTCTACACAAGCCCAATCTACTGCGAAACAATAGTTCAAGCTGTCGGCAACGAACTCAACCG GTTGTACAGTCTCTACTGCTCGCGGAACCCTCATTTCAGGGGTGGTGTGTCAGTGGGTGGTCACAGTCTTGGATCCCTCATCTTGTTTGACATGCTCTGCAACCAGCTCTCTGTCGGTCACCCTCTCAGCTCAACAGAAACATCAGAAGAGCACAAGAACGGCCATGACAGTAGGAAAGTCGGCCTGGGTTGTTTGAACAGTAAAGATGCTGTACTCAGCAATGATGTAAGCTATGTGACCATCGGTCGTGCTGGAACAGGGCAGCCTTATATCAAATATCCACAATTGTCTTTCCAACCAGCTCACTTCTTTGGTTTTGGCGCGCCTATTGGGATGTTCATCACGATCCGAGGAATCGCATCGCTAG GTGCAGACTTTAAATTTCCAACGTGCCCATCtttcttcaatattttccaTCCATACGATCCAGTGGCTTACCGAATAGAACCTTTAATCATTCCCGAAATGGAAAAACGTCATCCAGTCCTCATTCCGCACCACAAAGGCCGGAAACGAATGCACTTACAACTGCGTGATACAATGGCTCACGTTGGTGCAGCGCTAAAATCTACTCTCATGGACTCTGTCCGACCTGTACTCAACACTGTGTACCAGTTAGCCGGCTACAGAGGACGGCCTGATGAAGCAGCAATTGAGGAGCAAATGACCAAG GCCCTTCAAGAGGAATTGACTCAAGAGCAGGAACCCTCTTGTGCAATGCACTACGATGATGACCATTTGGATGAATCTGTGCGAGTAGGTCAACTGAATGGTGGCCGTCGCATCGACTATGTTCTGCAAGAAGCTCCTTTGGAGAGCTTTAATGAATACCTTTTTGCCCTGAGTAGTCATGTTTGCTATTGGGAATCAGAAGACACTATGCTCCTGGTTTTAAAGGAAATCTACTCACACATGGGCGTTTGCGTAGATAACCAAATCCCTCAGCAGATGCTACCATTTGACATTCCAATGTCGGAAGCCCAGTCTTATAGTGAGGGTGTGCCAAGGTATGTTTCCACCATGGGGCCAGTTAGTGAAAGTTAA